One genomic window of Caenorhabditis elegans chromosome I includes the following:
- the F14B6.3 gene encoding uncharacterized protein (Confirmed by transcript evidence), with the protein MLSFLQSFFKSLGYEDYFKPIAPSSPRFFTKYCNETQKKITIVIDSNNIIRPFVFDESNEREPLFVAHLGCSECMRWNRMYGENIAENNEPETDSEDETDYESETSDSELGQDSPNPNLSEALNNCIENFDQLVDEVVRHKDFHERSQLLRVLEECLGNMNSFLQNENLTVDDISTGACALLNETAEKLKQMFSSSGISGRKESSEGTNKDLIKFGELEIRGDEEEDDDDESYVEGEEEDSSDEDLDDEDQEGESSIEPRLSETFKKSEARESLSSKEAPVKDLVIYQKFRDEHEDLEESENEPRMSDEAEKLVEDKIIEESDEDSFDIIGRDEELDDDSNGKEEEELELDVTQEDSEDDEQFFSL; encoded by the exons ATGCTCTCGTTTCTCCAATCTTTCTTCAAATCTCTGGGATACGAAGACTATttcaa acCCATTGCCCCATCTAGTCCACGATTCTTCACAAAATACTGTAATGAAACTCAAAAGAAGATTACAATTGTGATTGATAGTAACAATATCATTCGTCCCTTCGTTTTTGATGAGTCCAATGAACGTGAGCCGCTTTTTGTTGCACATTTGGGATGCTCGGAGTGCATGAGATGGAATCGAATGTATGGAGAAAAC attgctGAGAATAATGAGCCGGAAACCGATTCTGAAGACGAAACAGATTATGAAAGTGAAACCTCCGATTCTGAACTTGGGCAAGACTCACCGAATCCGAATCTCTCAGAAGCCTTAAAcaattgtattgaaaattttgaccaaCTGGTCGATGAAGTTGTAAGACACAAGGATTTCCACGAAAGATCTCAGCTCTTGAGAGTTCTCGAAGAATGCCTAGGGAATATGAACAGTTTccttcaaaatgaaaacttgacTGTCGACGATATTTCGACTGGTGCCTGTGCACTGTTGAACGAGACGGCGGAAAAGCTGAAGCAGATGTTCAGCTCGAGTGGGATCTCAGGTCGGAAGGAGAGTTCAGAAGGGACCAACAAGGATCTCATTAAATTTGGGGAGTTGGAGATCAGAGGTGATGAAGAGGAGGATGATGACGACGAGTCTTACGTGGAAGGTGAAGAAGAAGATAGTTCTGACGAGGACTTGGACGATGAAGATCAGGAAGGAGAGTCCTCAATTGAGCCAAGGCTCtcagaaactttcaaaaaatcggaagcTCGAGAATCGCTGAGCTCAAAAGAAGCTCCAGTTAAGGACCTAGTTAtctatcaaaaattcagagatgAGCATGAAGACTTAGAAGAGTCCGAGAATGAGCCCAGAATGAGTGATGAAGCGGAAAAGTTAGTGGAAGacaaaataattgaagaaTCCGATGAAGATTCTTTTGATATAATTGGGAGAGATGAAGAATTGGATGATGACTCCAATGGCAAAGAAGAGGAAGAACTAGAGCTTGATGTAACGCAGGAAGACTCGGAAGAtgatgaacaatttttttctctctga
- the F14B6.6 gene encoding Hexosyltransferase (Confirmed by transcript evidence), translated as MKARKILITVAILASLLAYRYYSQRTMEFLIEEDQMCLQREWYESSQINSTADYGNSYQISFSDVQSTFKWIHIPKISGSPEILLIVLSRPDDFSRRNVIRHTWMSQENEIKYLFLIGLGANMDGKIKEVVMAEAKLFGDIVVTSMEDRYSKLSFKTLTLLLFGVSKVPSAQLIGKIDGDVLFFPNLFLSTIKNENSMINVTSASVYGKIAEAGVPIVSNCCKRFLKYNFRRNSLISFGCTRYAFYLAGPFYLVTRSAALRLLEASKHRNFHKIEDTLITGVLADDTDVSRVQLHRINLGQEKGTDLVFAWHSPLNDPEYKDLYYKTMSSQQFKEKLRLQEINVT; from the exons ATGAAAGCtcgtaaaattttaattaccgTAGCCATTCTGGCTTCACTGCTTGCTTACCGatatt ATTCTCAGAGAACcatggaatttttaattgaagaagATCAAATGTGTCTACAGAGGGAATGGTatgaaa GCTCCCAAATAAACTCAACCGCCGATTATGGAAATTcttatcaaatttcattttccgacGTCCAGAGCACATTCAAATGGATccatattccaaaaataagcGGTTCTCCTGAAATCTTATTGATCGTCCTATCGAGGCCTGACGACTTTTCTAGAAGAAATGTTATAAGGCATACGTGGATGAGTCAGGAAAATGAGATAAAATACTTGTTTCTGATTGGATTAGGTGCTAATATGgacggaaaaattaaagaagtTGTGATGGCGGAAGCAAAATTGTTTGGGGACATTGTAGTGACATCTATGGAAGATCGGTATTCCAAATTATCGTTTAAA ACCCTGACGCTGCTTCTCTTCGGGGTCTCCAAAGTCCCGTCAGCCCAgctaattggaaaaattgacggAGATGTTCTCTTCTTTCCGAATTTATTCTTATCGActataaaaaacgaaaattctaTGATTAACGTGACAAGTGCAAGtgtttatggaaaaattgccGAAGCTGGAGTGCCGATTGTGTCCAACTGCTGCAAACG atttttaaaGTACAATTTCAGACGAAATTCTCTGATTTCGTTTGGATGCACGAGGTACGCTTTCTATCTTGCTGGTCCATTCTACTTGGTGACAAGAAGTGCTGCTTTACGATTACTAGAAGCTTCAAAACATAGAAATTTTCACAAG ATCGAAGATACCCTCATCACTGGAGTTCTGGCTGATGATACTGATGTGAGCAGAGTACAGCTTCACCGGATAAATTTGGGCCAAGAGAAGGGAACTGATTTGGTTTTTGCATGGCATAGCCCGCTAAATGATCCGGAGTACAAAGATCTTTACTACAAAACTATGAGCTCACAGcagtttaaagaaaaattgcgATTACAAGAAATAAATGTCacttga